The genomic interval GCCGTCGTCGTCCACGACGTCCCCCTCCTCGCGGAGAACGGGCTCGCCCCCCTCTACGACCTGGTCGTAGTCGTCGACGCCTCCGCCGAGACCCAGCTGGAACGGCTCGTCACGCTGCGCGGAATGACGGAGTCCGACGCCCGTGCCAGGATGGCCGCACAGGCCACCCGTGACCAGCGCCGGGCCGTCGCCGACCTGATCGTGGACAACGACGGGCCGTTGGAGGCGCTGGAACCGCAGGTGCGCACGGTCTGGGACGAGTTGGTCCGCAGGGCCGCCGCCCGCTGAGTCCGTGTACGGGACGCCCCGGCCGGACGTAGCGGAATACCGGCTCCGGGGCGGACGTTGAAAACCGGCGAGGGAAGGGAAGGACGCGACCGTGCCCGAGAAGAATCCGGAGACCCACGTCATCGACTTCCGTGCGGCCGAGCAACTGCTCGACGCCCGGGACCCCCGGGGCGCCGTCAAGCTCCTCGACTCGGTGATCGCCGCGCATCCGGAGAACACCGCCGCCCGGCTGCTGCGGGCCCGCGCCTTCTTCGCCGCCGCCCAGCTGCGCCCCGCCGAGCTGGAATTCGAGCTGGTGCTGGAGCGCGAGCCGGACAACGCGTTCGCCCACTTCGCCCTGGCCCGTACCTTCGAGCGGGCCGGCCGGCCCGAGCAGGCGACCCGGCACTTCCGCCTGGCGGCGGCACTCGACCCGAAGCCGGAGTACCTCCGGGCCGCGAAGTTCGACGAGCAGGCCTGACGGAGATGAGCGGGCCTGACGGAGACGAGCGGGGCCTGACGGAGACGAGCCGGGCCTGACGGACCGGGCCTGACGCCGCCAGGGCTGCCTAGGGGCGTCCGGAAGAAGGGTCCGCCCGCCCTCCGTTCTTCCCGTGGCCGTCCGTGCCGGTCCCCGGCCCGTGCGGACGGCCGTCGTGGTCCGGATCGTACGGCGGGACATCGCGGCCCGGCTGGTAGTGCGAGCCCTGGCGCATGCGGTACGTGATCACGCCGAGATCCAGGATCGCGAGCAGCAGCACCACCCCGCAGGCCGCCGCCCAGCCCGGCCGTCCGTTCAGGGAGAACGCCACCAGGCCGAAGAGGGCCCAGAGCATGCCCCACAGGCTCAGCCAGAGCCGCATCCGCAGCGGACTGCGGGCGGTCGCGGGTTCACTGCCGGTACGCATGACGATCACCTCACCCCACCAGCATGGACCCATCCGGCGGCGTACGAAATCAGAACGCGGCGCACGGGGAAGGAACAGGCATGCGGCCCGGGGAGGAACCGGCACGCGGCCCGGGAGGGTTGCTACGCTGCGGGATCCGGCGCTGACCCGGCGTGATGGCCGGGGAACCTCGCCCGGTGACGGCTCGTTCGTCCTTCATGAGCGAATCACTGGTACGCGAGGGGTATGAGGGGACCGGTCCCGGAGCCATCACGCCCGACGGGTGCGCGGTGGAGCTGTATCGCCGGCTGTCCGTCGGCGAGGAGCCGGACGTGATCGCGGGCGTGGCCCCCGCCGGGGCGAGCATCCTCGAACTGGGCTGCGGGGCGGGCCGGGTGACACACCCGCTGGTGCGTCGCGGCTTCCGCGTGACGGCGGTGGACGAGTCGCCCGAGATGCTGGAGGAGATCGTCGGGGCGCGCAGGGTGCGCAGCCCCATCGAAGCGCTGGACCTGGGCGGCGAGCGGTTCGACGTGGTGCTGCTCGGCTCGTTCCTGGTCCACGCGGGCGAGCACCGGGTGCGCGACGGAATGCTGCGCGTCTGCCGCGACCATGTGCGGGACGACGGGATCGTCCTCGTCCAGCGCGAGGGGGTCGCCCACCGCTCGGAGCTGCCGTGGGAGCGGACCGACCCGTCCGGCGGTCTGATCCGGATCGTCTCCGCGGATCCGGTGGGCGACGGTGTGCGCTCGGTGCGCGCGGAGTATCACTTCGACGACGCGCGGTGGACGCAGACCTTCCTGTCGCGGGAGCTGTCCGACGAGGACATCGCCCGGCATCTGGCGACGGCCGGACTCGCGGTGGAGCGCCCCCTCACCGACGACGGCACGTGGCTGCTGGCCCGGCCCGTGCTCTGACCCAGCCGCCGGCCTGCCGGCGGCCCGCCCCTGTCGCTCAGTGCACGAAGCTGTAGCTGCGCCACGGCTCGCTGCCCGTAGCCGTCACATCGCTGAACCCAGTCGGCACATAGATCGTACTGCCGCCCGTGCAGTCAGGTGTGCGGTACATGATGGCGTCGACCAGTGTCCCGTTCTCCACCTCGCGAGCTCCCGCAGGAGCGATCCGGTGGCAGCCGCGCACCGACGGGCTGTTCACCTGGAGCACCGCTTCGCGCTCCGTCGTGTACGTCACCGGGCCCACCGCGGTGCGGCCGAGCCCCGAGCAACCCGAGACGGCGAGGGCGAGGAGCGAGGCTCCGGCGGCGATCCCGAGGCGGCGTCGGCGGCGGGGAACGGTGGCGGTCACGGACATGGGCGGGTCCTCGTCTGCTCGTCCGGTGCTCGTCCGGCGATTCGGTACGTCGCGAAGACGTGCTGGCGCTGGCCACCCTGCCCGCCCCGGGGCGGGCAGGCATCCGGTGCGCGGCCGACCGGGTTAGGGGTGATCAACGCCGACGCGGAGCTCCAGGCCTCGAAGAAGCCGGCGCAGGCGGCCGGCGAGATGCCCGCCCCCAGCCCGCGGCGCTCCAGCTGAGGCTGTTGCAGACCGTGGTCGCCGTCGCGGCGGAGAAGAACTCCACGCTGGTGCTGCCCTTCCCGGTGGAGCTGCTCCGCTTCCTGGAGCGCGCGCAGCAGCCGACGGCGGCGGAGACGGGGCACGACGAACCCGCCGTACCTCCCGCCCCGGCCGTACCTGCCGACCTCCTCGCCCCGACCGCGCCTTCCACCGCCCTCGCCCCGACCGTGCCTCCCGCCGCCCTCGCCCCGACCGTGCCTCCCGCCGCCCCCGCCCCGACCGCACCGTCATCGTCGGAACAGCCGTTCGCCCATCACCGAGCGTGGCGGCCCACGCGCGGAGCGGGGCATCCGCTCGATCGATTCCGTCGCCGCTGACCTGGGACGATGCGGCGGGCGTCCGCGCTGTCAGACCTCCCGCCTAGACTCGCGGAGTCAGCACATTCCGTGCCGACGGAGACCGTGGATCAGGTGGGAGGGGGTGACGGACATGACGGCACGAACCCGCGAGAGCGAGCCGCGGGGCACCGAGGACACGTCCCGGACCGCCGACGCCGGACGCCTGCTGCGCTGCGCGGCGGTCTTCCTGCCCGGTCCGGTGCCCAGGGACGGCCGCATCGCCTTCTGGGACCCGGATACGGACGCCGACCCGTGGCTCGACGGCGCGCAGGGGCGGAGCGGGACGCCCTTCGTGTACGCGGAGACCCCGGGCGGTCCCGACTCCGTCGCGTGCACCACCGCCCGGCTCACGCTTGTCCGGCCGGACCCGGCGGCCGGCCCCGGGAGCGTCCGCGCCGTCGCGATGCCCGCGGCTGTGCTGTCCGTGGCCGACGCGCTGCCCCTGCTCGTCCGGGCGCGCCATCAGGGCTCCGCCCACCCCGCCACCCGCTGCTGGGGCGCGGCCGCGCTGCACGCCCTTCACCTCGTCGCCCGCGGCAGGCTCCTGCCCGGACTCACCGCGGACGGTCACGACGCCTGGCGGGCGGGCCCGAGGGACGCCGAGGACGTCGCGCATCTGCGGGCGGTCGCCGCCGCCCTGCCGCCCGAGGGGCACGCGGCGCCCGTCCCCGGCTCCGAGCCGCTCCGGCTCCCCGACTCCGAGGCGCTGATCGGGGCGTTCCTGGACGCCGTCGCCGACACCCTGCCGCGCACCCCCGCCGCCGCGTTCGCGATGGGCGCGCCGTTCGCCGCACGGGAAGCCCAGCATCTGCCCCAGGCCGCGGCCTGGGCCGTGGAGGTCGCCTCGGGTCTGGACGCGGGCGTACGGGTCTCGCTCCGCCTGGACCTCTCCGCGTACGAGCTGTTCGACACCGCCGACACCTACGCGGTCGCGGCCGCCCGCGAGGAGGCGGAGACCGACGGGGGACCCGCGCGGCCGGAACACCCGGACGACCCGGCGGTCCGGCACGCCGCCGCTGCCGTCGTCCAGGTCCACAGTCTCGCCGACCCGACCTACGTGGTGGACGCGGCCGCTTTGTGGAACGGCGCGGCGGACGAGCCGTTCGGGCCGCGGGCCCGGGTCGACGCGGTGCTGGCGCTGCGCCGCGCCGCCCGCCTCTGGCCGCCGCTGGAACGGCTGCTGGGGCAGCCCGTCCCCGATGTGCTCGCGATCACCGAGGACGAGCTGTACGAGCTGCTGAGCGACGCGGGATCCCGGCTGGCCGCCGCCGGGGTCGAGGTGCACTGGCCGCGCGAGCTGGCCCGTTCCCTCACCGCGACCGCCGTCGTGCGGCCCGCGCCCGGGTCCGCCACCGACGGCACGTCCTTCTTCGACGCCGAGCACCTCTTCGCCTTCGACTGGCAGCTGTCCCTGGGGGATGAGCGGCTGACCGAGGCCGAGATGGACACCCTGGCCGAGGCCCACCGCCCGGTGGTGCGGCTGCGCGACCAGTGGGTGGTCGTCGACCCCGCCCTCGTACGCAAGGCGCGCAAGCGGGAGTTGGGGCTCCTGGACCCGGTGGACGCGCTCGCCGTCGCCCTCACCGGCAGCGCGGAGGTGGACGGCGAGCGGGTGGACGCCGTCCCCGCAGGGGCGTTGGCCGCCCTCCGTACGCGGATCCTCGCCCAGGACACCACGATCGCGCCCCCACCCGGCCTCGACGCGACGTTGCGCGACTACCAACTGCGCGGTCTGGGCTGGCTGGACCGGATGACCTCGCTCGGCCTGGGCGGCTGCCTCGCCGACGACATGGGCCTCGGCAAGACGATCACCCTCATCGCCCTCCACCTGCACCGGGCGCACCCCTCGCCCACCCTGGTGGTCTGCCCCGCCTCCCTCCTCGGCAACTGGCATCGCGAGATCAACCGCTTCGCCCCCGGCGTCCCCGTGCGGCGCTTCCACGGCACGGACCGCACCCTGAGCGACCCGGACGGCGGCTTCGTCCTCACCACCTACGGCACCATGCGCTCCAGCGCCCCCCAGCTCGCCGAGCAGAGCTGGGGCCTGGTCGTCGCCGACGAGGCGCAGCACGTCAAGAATCCGCACTCCTCGACGGCCAAGGCGCTGCGCACCATCCCCGCCCCGGCCCGGGTCGCCCTCACCGGCACCCCCGTCGAGAACAACCTCTCCGAGCTCTGGGCGCTCCTCGACTGGACCACACCCGGACTCCTCGGCCCGCTCAAGGCGTTCCGGGCCCGGCACGCCCGGATCGTGGAGAACACCGGCACCGCCGCGGGCCTGGGCAACGAGGAGGCGGTGGAACGGCTGTCCCGGCTGGTGCGGCCCTTCCTCCTGCGGCGCAAGAAGTCCGACCCCGGCATCGCCCCCGAGCTGCCGCCCAAGACGGAGACCGACCACCCCGTCTCCCTCACCCGCGAGCAGGCCACGCTCTACGAGGCGGCCGTCCGCGAGACGATGGCGCAGATCGAGGCGGCGGAGGGCATCGCCCGCCGGGGTCTCGTCATGAAGCTGCTGACCTCGCTCAAGCAGATCTGCAACCACCCCGCCCAGTATCTGAAGGAGGAGCCGACCCGGCTCACGGGCCGCTCCGGCAAGCTCGCCCTCCTCGACGAACTGCTCGACACGATCCTGGCCGAGGAGGGCTCGGTCCTGATCTTCACGCAGTACGTGGCGATGGCGAAGCTCCTCTCCGCGCACCTCGCCTCCCGCGCGATCCCCTCCCAGCTCCTCCACGGCGGTACGCCGGTCGCCGAGCGGGAGCGGATGGTGGACCGCTTCCAGTCCGCCGAGGTCCCCGTCTTCCTGCTCTCCCTCAAGGCGGCCGGCACCGGGCTGAATCTGACCCGCGCCGCCCATGTCGTCCACTTCGACCGCTGGTGGAACCCCGCCGTGGAGGAGCAGGCCACCGACCGGGCGTACCGGATCGGCCAGACCCAGCCCGTGCAGGTCCACCGGATCATCGCGGAGGGCACGGTGGAGGACCGGATCGCCGAGCTGCTGGAGTCCAAGCGGGTCCTGGCCGACGCGGTGCTCGGCAGCGGCGA from Streptomyces sp. CA-278952 carries:
- a CDS encoding DUF6343 family protein; this translates as MRTGSEPATARSPLRMRLWLSLWGMLWALFGLVAFSLNGRPGWAAACGVVLLLAILDLGVITYRMRQGSHYQPGRDVPPYDPDHDGRPHGPGTGTDGHGKNGGRADPSSGRP
- a CDS encoding tetratricopeptide repeat protein produces the protein MPEKNPETHVIDFRAAEQLLDARDPRGAVKLLDSVIAAHPENTAARLLRARAFFAAAQLRPAELEFELVLEREPDNAFAHFALARTFERAGRPEQATRHFRLAAALDPKPEYLRAAKFDEQA
- a CDS encoding class I SAM-dependent methyltransferase, with protein sequence MSESLVREGYEGTGPGAITPDGCAVELYRRLSVGEEPDVIAGVAPAGASILELGCGAGRVTHPLVRRGFRVTAVDESPEMLEEIVGARRVRSPIEALDLGGERFDVVLLGSFLVHAGEHRVRDGMLRVCRDHVRDDGIVLVQREGVAHRSELPWERTDPSGGLIRIVSADPVGDGVRSVRAEYHFDDARWTQTFLSRELSDEDIARHLATAGLAVERPLTDDGTWLLARPVL
- a CDS encoding DEAD/DEAH box helicase, which translates into the protein MTARTRESEPRGTEDTSRTADAGRLLRCAAVFLPGPVPRDGRIAFWDPDTDADPWLDGAQGRSGTPFVYAETPGGPDSVACTTARLTLVRPDPAAGPGSVRAVAMPAAVLSVADALPLLVRARHQGSAHPATRCWGAAALHALHLVARGRLLPGLTADGHDAWRAGPRDAEDVAHLRAVAAALPPEGHAAPVPGSEPLRLPDSEALIGAFLDAVADTLPRTPAAAFAMGAPFAAREAQHLPQAAAWAVEVASGLDAGVRVSLRLDLSAYELFDTADTYAVAAAREEAETDGGPARPEHPDDPAVRHAAAAVVQVHSLADPTYVVDAAALWNGAADEPFGPRARVDAVLALRRAARLWPPLERLLGQPVPDVLAITEDELYELLSDAGSRLAAAGVEVHWPRELARSLTATAVVRPAPGSATDGTSFFDAEHLFAFDWQLSLGDERLTEAEMDTLAEAHRPVVRLRDQWVVVDPALVRKARKRELGLLDPVDALAVALTGSAEVDGERVDAVPAGALAALRTRILAQDTTIAPPPGLDATLRDYQLRGLGWLDRMTSLGLGGCLADDMGLGKTITLIALHLHRAHPSPTLVVCPASLLGNWHREINRFAPGVPVRRFHGTDRTLSDPDGGFVLTTYGTMRSSAPQLAEQSWGLVVADEAQHVKNPHSSTAKALRTIPAPARVALTGTPVENNLSELWALLDWTTPGLLGPLKAFRARHARIVENTGTAAGLGNEEAVERLSRLVRPFLLRRKKSDPGIAPELPPKTETDHPVSLTREQATLYEAAVRETMAQIEAAEGIARRGLVMKLLTSLKQICNHPAQYLKEEPTRLTGRSGKLALLDELLDTILAEEGSVLIFTQYVAMAKLLSAHLASRAIPSQLLHGGTPVAERERMVDRFQSAEVPVFLLSLKAAGTGLNLTRAAHVVHFDRWWNPAVEEQATDRAYRIGQTQPVQVHRIIAEGTVEDRIAELLESKRVLADAVLGSGESALTELSDRDLADLVSLRRPA